One stretch of Numida meleagris isolate 19003 breed g44 Domestic line unplaced genomic scaffold, NumMel1.0 unplaced_Scaffold508, whole genome shotgun sequence DNA includes these proteins:
- the LOC110391789 gene encoding upstream stimulatory factor 1-like translates to MGHRDKHVFSTEHGGTQVMYRVIQVADGQLDGQTEGTSAISGYPATQSMTQAVIQGAFTSDDAVETEATATETHYTYFPTAAVADTSTSAGAGTTATAVVTTQNSE, encoded by the exons ATGGGACATAGGGACAAGCATGtcttcagcacagagcatggTGGCACGCAG GTGATGTACAGGGTGATCCAAGTGGCGGACGGACAGCTGGACGGACAGACGGAAGGCACCAGCGCCATCAGCGGGTACCCCGCCACGCAGTCCATGACACAG GCCGTCATCCAAGGCGCCTTCACCAGCGACGATGCGGTGGAGACGGAGGCGACGGCCACCGAGACCCACTACACCTATTTCCCCACCGCGGCCGTGGCCGATACCAGCACCTCTGCCGGCGCCGGGACCACCGCCACCGCCGTCGTCACCACGCAGAACTCGGAG